In a genomic window of Peptoclostridium acidaminophilum DSM 3953:
- a CDS encoding FAD:protein FMN transferase — translation MKKSTLLVVFALIAIAAILLLKPFSKSSPQGEVSISNTGFLMGTVIDIKLFDTTDQAIIDGAFEIIRNIESKMSLNVEGSEINRINENSGSLPVSVSRETYTVVKKGLEYSSMSDANFDITIGPLVRLWGIGTDNAKVPSEQEIQNARSLVGYKMVGTTDSTRSVYLQKKGMLLDLGGVAKGYAADEISEYLKAHGISRAIINLGGNVMAVGSKDTDIPWKIGVQNPFDSRGSYIGTVAVSDSTVVTSGIYERYFESNGKIYHHILSPFTGYPVENGLSSVTIIAKSSADADALSTSVFSMGLEDGLALAESHEDVEAIAIDMDKNIYLTSGAKEVFSLTDKTFKISSTNN, via the coding sequence ATGAAAAAAAGCACTTTACTTGTTGTATTTGCCTTAATTGCCATTGCCGCCATTCTGCTTTTAAAGCCATTCTCAAAATCTTCACCTCAAGGCGAAGTATCCATATCAAATACCGGTTTTCTAATGGGCACTGTAATCGACATAAAGCTCTTCGATACAACAGATCAGGCTATAATAGACGGGGCATTTGAAATAATTCGTAATATAGAAAGCAAAATGAGCCTCAACGTCGAAGGCAGCGAGATAAACAGAATAAATGAAAACTCAGGCTCCCTCCCTGTATCTGTATCTAGAGAAACTTATACCGTCGTCAAAAAAGGGCTCGAATACAGCTCCATGTCTGACGCCAACTTTGACATAACAATAGGACCTCTTGTCAGGCTCTGGGGAATAGGCACAGATAACGCCAAAGTGCCCTCAGAGCAGGAGATTCAAAATGCCAGGAGCCTTGTTGGCTACAAGATGGTTGGCACAACTGACTCTACAAGATCGGTGTATCTTCAAAAGAAGGGCATGCTGCTTGATCTTGGAGGCGTTGCCAAGGGCTATGCGGCGGATGAGATTTCAGAATATCTAAAAGCGCATGGAATAAGCCGCGCGATTATCAATCTGGGCGGCAACGTCATGGCTGTCGGCTCAAAGGATACAGATATTCCCTGGAAAATAGGAGTGCAAAATCCATTCGATTCGCGCGGCAGTTACATAGGCACAGTAGCTGTGAGTGACTCCACTGTTGTCACCTCGGGAATATACGAAAGATATTTCGAATCGAACGGCAAAATCTACCACCACATACTAAGCCCCTTTACAGGTTATCCGGTCGAAAATGGGCTATCCAGCGTGACTATAATAGCCAAGAGCTCGGCCGATGCTGACGCACTTTCCACTTCTGTATTCTCGATGGGGCTTGAGGATGGCCTTGCCCTTGCCGAATCACACGAGGACGTAGAGGCTATAGCCATCGACATGGACAAGAATATCTATTTAACCTCAGGAGCAAAAGAGGTTTTCTCACTTACGGACAAGACTTTCAAGATTTCAAGCACAAATAATTAA
- a CDS encoding CobW family GTP-binding protein, protein MNKAPKKLYLLTGFLGAGKTTFLKNVMDNLGDKKIGIIMNEFGKTGVDGTLVEKEGITLTEINRGSIFCSCLKISFVQAMVEMAAQELDYIFVESSGLADPSNIDEILDAVRRLAGEDAYDYRGAICIVDGRNFLEQIEDLETIKRQALYSNFVVINKVDLVDSSTVAAIKEKIMEINPYVKIEESSFGNVNYRFLEEDLVKEKWVETQDTTNTTENKPRTFTLRYDGAVEKSKFTSFLDAVSPHAFRIKGFSKLDDGWNQVDVVNKKIDYKEFDSSAPDSSVVFISRIGVGIIKEIADNWENIVGTEMKLR, encoded by the coding sequence ATGAACAAAGCGCCAAAAAAACTGTATCTGCTCACTGGATTTTTAGGAGCCGGCAAAACTACATTCTTGAAGAATGTAATGGACAATCTTGGAGACAAGAAAATAGGAATCATAATGAATGAATTCGGCAAGACGGGGGTAGACGGAACGCTTGTTGAAAAAGAAGGAATTACACTTACTGAAATAAACAGAGGCTCCATATTTTGCTCATGCCTTAAAATATCATTTGTTCAGGCTATGGTTGAAATGGCGGCGCAGGAGCTCGACTACATTTTCGTTGAAAGTTCAGGTCTTGCAGACCCTTCAAATATTGACGAAATTCTCGATGCGGTAAGAAGGCTTGCCGGCGAAGACGCATACGACTACAGGGGAGCTATATGCATAGTTGACGGCAGAAACTTCCTCGAGCAGATCGAAGACCTTGAAACAATAAAGAGGCAGGCCCTTTACAGCAACTTCGTAGTAATAAATAAGGTAGACCTTGTAGACAGCAGCACTGTTGCTGCGATAAAGGAAAAAATCATGGAAATTAACCCTTATGTCAAGATTGAGGAATCGTCTTTCGGAAACGTAAACTACAGATTCCTGGAGGAAGACCTTGTCAAGGAGAAATGGGTTGAAACTCAGGACACTACAAACACTACTGAGAACAAGCCAAGAACCTTCACGCTCAGATACGACGGAGCTGTAGAAAAGAGCAAGTTTACTAGCTTCTTGGATGCAGTATCTCCTCACGCATTCAGGATAAAGGGATTCTCGAAGCTTGACGACGGCTGGAACCAGGTGGACGTAGTCAACAAAAAGATCGACTACAAGGAATTCGACTCTTCAGCGCCTGACTCGAGCGTAGTTTTCATATCGAGAATAGGAGTAGGAATAATAAAGGAAATTGCAGACAACTGGGAGAACATAGTCGGAACCGAAATGAAACTAAGATAA
- a CDS encoding thioredoxin family protein: MEIKILGTGCDKCDKLEANAKKAVEELGIDATVKKIDDLVEIMTHGVMTTPALVIDGAVKAPGKVLSVEDIKKYIAK, encoded by the coding sequence GTGGAAATTAAAATTCTAGGCACTGGCTGTGACAAGTGTGACAAGCTTGAGGCTAACGCAAAAAAGGCTGTAGAAGAACTCGGCATAGACGCAACTGTAAAAAAAATAGACGACCTTGTTGAAATAATGACTCATGGTGTCATGACGACTCCGGCTCTTGTAATAGACGGGGCTGTAAAAGCGCCAGGTAAGGTATTGAGTGTGGAAGATATAAAAAAATATATAGCCAAGTAG
- a CDS encoding glycine--tRNA ligase: MSKEFTMVDIVALAKSRGFVYPGSEIYGGLANTWDYGPLGVELKNNVKKAWWKKFVQESEHNVGLDAAILMNPEVWVASGHVGGFSDPLLDCKSCNSRFRADKLIEDFIKETDGEEVTVDGWGQEKMEQFIAEKGIKCPECGKSDFTNIRKFNLMFKTFQGVTEDSQAQIYLRPETAQGIFVNFKNVARTSRKKVPFGIAQIGKSFRNEITPGNFIFRTREFEQMELEFFCKPGEDMEWFYYWKDFCKNWLLNLGINEENMRLRDHEKEELSHYSNATTDIEYRFPFGWGELWGIADRTNFDLSRHSEHSGTLLNYQDPVTNEKYIPYCIEPSLGADRVTLAFLVDAYDEEALEDGTERTVLRFHPALAPLKAAVLPLTKKLEEPALKVYRELAKKFMVDYDAGGSIGKRYRRQDEAGTPFCITVDFDTLEDNTVTVRDRDTMEQVRMPIADLVKFIEEKMEF, from the coding sequence ATGTCGAAGGAATTTACTATGGTTGATATTGTAGCCTTGGCAAAATCAAGAGGATTTGTGTACCCAGGGTCTGAAATATATGGGGGCCTTGCAAATACATGGGATTATGGTCCTCTTGGAGTTGAGCTTAAAAACAACGTTAAAAAAGCCTGGTGGAAAAAATTCGTACAGGAGTCTGAGCATAACGTGGGACTCGACGCTGCAATACTTATGAACCCTGAGGTTTGGGTTGCGTCTGGCCACGTTGGAGGTTTCAGTGATCCCCTGCTGGACTGCAAATCGTGCAATTCCAGATTCAGAGCAGACAAGCTTATTGAAGATTTCATAAAGGAAACAGACGGCGAGGAAGTAACTGTGGACGGATGGGGCCAAGAGAAGATGGAGCAGTTCATAGCCGAAAAGGGAATAAAATGCCCGGAGTGCGGCAAGTCTGACTTCACTAACATAAGAAAATTCAACCTCATGTTCAAGACCTTCCAGGGAGTAACTGAGGATTCGCAGGCGCAGATATACCTAAGGCCTGAGACTGCACAGGGTATATTTGTAAACTTCAAGAACGTAGCAAGGACTTCGAGAAAAAAGGTGCCTTTTGGAATAGCGCAAATAGGCAAGTCCTTCAGAAATGAGATAACTCCTGGTAACTTCATATTCAGGACAAGAGAGTTCGAGCAGATGGAGCTTGAGTTCTTCTGCAAGCCTGGTGAGGACATGGAGTGGTTCTATTACTGGAAGGATTTCTGCAAGAACTGGCTGCTGAATCTGGGAATCAATGAGGAGAACATGAGACTCAGAGACCACGAGAAGGAAGAGCTTTCGCACTACAGCAACGCCACAACAGACATAGAATACAGGTTCCCCTTCGGCTGGGGCGAGCTTTGGGGAATTGCGGACAGAACAAACTTTGACCTTAGCAGGCACAGCGAGCATTCTGGCACTTTGCTTAACTATCAGGATCCTGTGACTAACGAGAAGTATATACCTTACTGCATAGAGCCATCGCTTGGAGCTGACCGTGTGACGCTTGCTTTCCTTGTGGATGCGTACGACGAGGAGGCGCTTGAGGACGGTACTGAAAGAACAGTACTCAGATTCCACCCTGCGCTTGCACCTCTTAAGGCTGCAGTGCTTCCTCTTACTAAGAAGCTTGAGGAGCCTGCGCTCAAGGTATACAGGGAGCTTGCGAAGAAATTCATGGTTGACTATGATGCCGGCGGAAGCATAGGAAAAAGATACAGAAGGCAGGACGAGGCTGGAACTCCTTTCTGTATAACTGTTGACTTCGACACTCTTGAAGACAATACTGTTACAGTAAGAGACAGGGATACTATGGAGCAGGTAAGGATGCCTATAGCTGACCTTGTGAAGTTTATAGAAGAAAAGATGGAGTTCTAG
- a CDS encoding DNA alkylation repair protein, producing the protein MKDLLQRIRSAYESAFNEENSLWMKKYMKDQFDFFGIKTAERRRISKPFMQESRTLTLDDLEYLILELWKQDERELQYLGAEMLQKNVDRLPGSGMALIEALVTNKSWWDTVDALSANTAGDLIRRFPALVPSVTDAWIDSGNMWLQRSALLFQLKYKGKTNKELLFSYISRLSDSREFFIQKAIGWALREYSKTNPDDVVSFVASETLKPLSKREALKVVQRKTKQV; encoded by the coding sequence TTGAAGGATTTACTGCAAAGAATACGTTCGGCGTATGAAAGCGCATTCAACGAAGAAAATTCACTCTGGATGAAAAAATACATGAAAGACCAGTTCGACTTCTTCGGTATAAAGACTGCTGAAAGAAGGCGGATTTCGAAACCATTTATGCAGGAGAGCCGCACTCTTACGCTGGATGACCTTGAATACCTTATACTCGAGCTTTGGAAGCAGGATGAGCGCGAGCTCCAGTACTTAGGCGCGGAAATGCTTCAGAAGAATGTCGACAGGCTGCCGGGAAGCGGCATGGCGCTTATAGAAGCTCTAGTCACAAACAAGTCATGGTGGGACACGGTAGACGCCCTGTCAGCAAACACAGCAGGAGACCTTATAAGGAGATTCCCCGCCCTGGTTCCTTCTGTTACAGACGCCTGGATTGACAGCGGCAATATGTGGCTTCAAAGATCGGCGCTGCTATTCCAGCTAAAATACAAGGGCAAGACGAACAAGGAGCTGCTTTTCAGTTATATTAGCAGACTATCTGATTCTCGGGAATTTTTCATACAAAAGGCCATAGGCTGGGCGCTGCGGGAATACTCAAAAACAAACCCCGACGATGTCGTCTCCTTTGTCGCTTCAGAAACACTCAAACCCTTGAGCAAAAGAGAGGCTCTGAAGGTTGTTCAGAGAAAAACAAAGCAAGTCTGA